Genomic window (Alnus glutinosa chromosome 9, dhAlnGlut1.1, whole genome shotgun sequence):
CTTTCCTTAAAAAGTTATTTGACTCCACAAATTTTGATCAATTGATATGTACTATAACCCGGGATACGCAACCAAACCAGAATATCCTTAAGAGTTTCTATTCTAGCAAGAGAGAGACACTCATTTTAAAACTTCAAAaggttttgaaattaaaaaacaatatatatatatatatatatatactgatttTGAAAACCCTTTTAACAATAAGAACTTTCTATGTTATACGAGAATTCAGTCACTAACCTTGATGTTAGGCAGGGTCATGAAGTTTTTAGTGATGTGAACCACAAGCTTGTCCATGAAAGCTGGAGCTATGTAGAAACCGTCCTTGGTGTTATCCATGTTGTACCTGAAAGATAATTGGTCACACTAGCATGAATAAATTAGTCCCATCATAAATAAGGAATTCTTTATATTTGATTGTTTGTTGCTTACTGGCGAAGTCCGGTGCTGAGGTATTCGTATGAGCTCAGCACAGCATCGTGTGTTCCACTCCCCATGGGAGCTTGGAAGAGGGAATCAACCATCCCCTTTCCTCTGGTGATGTCTTGCTGGTCATCAGAGATATCATAGGCAAGGCCTTTCCACTTGTCCTTGGAGGTTTGCTTTCCTTCATCGATTTCAGCAACAACCTTAAGATTTCCAGACGCAATTTTCGGGTAGGTGAACCTTGAGCTCACCTTCTTTAAACTGCTGCCCAGGAAGGCTGAGCTCGGGGCCAAGCCTCCAGAACCAGAGCTGCTCAAGCTCAACTGCGTCACAGACAATTAATCGATCTCCTTTAGAACCAACAAACCACATAATTCAACAACATAGTCCCAGATATAATTTCAAACGTGAGATAGATTGAATacaaatttattatatatgaacATTTATAAGTACGTATATGGTTTCATTTTCTTCTGATTCACATTCAAACTGACCAAGTTGCAACATATCTAAACAGACCCAGGTCtaagaacaatatatatatgtcaaaatGCTTCAGTTTCAAGCATTAGCCAATACCTAAAGGACCCATTTGAGATCTTCGATCTACAATAAATTTTGGGGAATAAAGCTAAAGAGAGTAGAATTAATAGCagtttttcaaagaaaaacgagaaaagtaaaaaatggcGGGAAAACATAGTACCGGAGTTCTGTTAACAGTTCCGACAGTTGAAACCGTGGCAGCCATGGATTGCTGGTGGCTGTGATCAAAGTAATTGAAGTTTGAAACCGCTGATCGGGGCTTTATGATTCAGTTATTGAAGAGCTTTTAAGTGTttgaagaaattggagaagctgaTCCCTTTGGTTTATGGATTCCTAACGGCCACAAATTTCGGATTGGCTTACTGAAACGTGGCAGTCTTGGAGGCAACCGGTGGTCAATTATGGACAAAAGCGACCGTTCCGTTTAGTTGATATTTATTTTCTCCGGTTCGGATACGTAACgtgatatttaaaaataacgattataaaatttgtaatttaaaaaggcttttttttttctttttttttcttttttttttttttttttttttttaaaatgtagttaaatatatattaaaatataatttaacctttaaaattatactttaacgttttaaaaacacaacaattttatttgcgatttgaaaacaaagGTTTTATACGTGTtccaattataaatttttaaaaacgtactctcaaacaaacattttttgtaatttaattttaaatttcaatgaCAAATGCACTCTTAaactaggatttttttttttttttttcctttcagtCACCAAAATTATTTAAGAAACTAATCTGGACGGTAATGAAAAGCTAGATTGAGGTGCTGAACAATTATCACATTGAAACAACGGAGGAAATTGGGTTATCACAAAAGTAATGATTGACACCTAAAAATATGGGTTAAGGAttatctcaaattatttgtttgaatttgagagaattcgtgCATGTGATTATAAGATAGGGATAATTACATTTaaccccctgatttatccacggtgtggcgatttaccccccaatgtactaaaattggtacatgacacccccgaacttgccaacgtgtggcaaaatcaaccttctgtccaatcgaccgttcgtttggacggaaaatcggtcacgtgacttggggaAGGTCTTTGTCTTAAACgatcacgtgacttgcacgtgaccgattttccgtccaaacgaacggtcgattggacggaaggttgattttgccacacgttggcaagttcggggggatcatgtaccaattttggtacattgggagGTAAATCGCCACATCGTGGATAAATTAGGGGGGTTAAGTATAATTATCCCTATAAGATACCACTTAGAAGATCAATTTGACCGGATAAGTGATTAGACAGCTCAATTTTTATCTGATCATGTAAGTTTTATAAATGATCTCTCATAAgcatttgttcaaattttttcaaattcaaataaataagattatattaaaaaaaatacaagaccATATTAATGACTATTTCCGTTTCAGAAAACATGAATAAAGTATTGTATTTTCACGAAATTAATGATCAATAGAATTTTACACAATTAATATGATTTAGAGAGAGAATAAGAACTTTACACAATTTTTAATCTGACACGTTTTTCAAACTAAATGGAGTGGATATAAGTAAGCTCAATCAGCCTTTGCATGAAAAATGGAAATTTCATATTATGATGgtatataattatttgtttaaatttgagaaaatttaggTAAGTGATTATAATACACTACTTATAGGAcctacctgaccaaataaaaattgggttatcAAACCATTTATTCGGTCAGGTGAGTCCCATAAGTGGTCTTCTACAATCACCTActcaaattctgtcaaattcagataaataattGTAGACGATCCTGATCTAAAAAATGGAGTACTTGTCGAATGGATCACTAGCATCAGCTGAATATTGAAAGTCGATAGTCCGAGCCTATGACACACCCTTAAACACAAGCCTAAAAGTGCTACACGAGCACAACATATCGCATTCCTTCATCCCCACATGGCCACGTTTGTAGTAAAACAGTCATAGTGGCATAGGATCGAGATtcactacaattttaaaaaaaaaatgatagattctaaaattatgtaaatttaggtTGTTGCTTATGCCAAATGGCATGAAAATTTACCgaggtataaaaaaaattctgccaaaagattttttcttcacttttaaagAGACTTCTTCTTTAGtacaccaaaatatatatatatatatatatatatattttctcaagacctttttacaaaataaaacacaagaatctaatgaaaatatatttaattctcattaataatatatcatatttttattaggtagcatttttcaaattgtttaaTGCAAAAAACTACGTGAATTCaagtaatttgaaaatttaccaTTTCTATGAAATGGTAGAAAATCTTTAGACAGCATGATCTTTATCGATTTCCATATTAATTGATCTCACCATTAATTGGTGATTGATTATCAAATCAATGCTCCACATCTCACTAGTCAATTATAGAAGAAGCGGTTAATGATTTAGTTGAGGTGATATCTACTATTTTGGACCCTAGCTCAGATTTCACTTACTTGACATGTATGGCAAAATCTAAGTCACAAATGTCGTTACAATTATCATCTGTCTGTTCTGAAATTATTtcgatcaaaattttaaaaatcacctcATTTTTAAAGTGACACAAAAGAAACTTCTAACGTTACTCTCTTTTCCACTCTCGGTTCCTTAGCCACCCCTCCCCTGCGCGAGATCGGTTAAGGCTAATTTTGATGTTGCAGCAGTTGTGCTAAGTAACTCCAATGGCAACATTATCTCAGCCATTAACCGAAAGCTGCATTCAGTGGATGTTAGGGGCAGCTCAAGCGACACTTCTTGCAGTCCGATTGGCTACCTCGGAGGGCTGTAATTCTGTATTACTGGAAGGGGGATTCTTTTTTCCCATCATTGCTGATATTCGCAAGCACCTGCTGTTTATTGGAAGATGGAGTGCGCGCCGATTTTCGTGTCCACCACGTACACTGTAAAGTAGGCGGCTTCAAACTTAATTAGTGTCTGAAAAAATTTCcaattcctcttcttctttttttcttctattgagATCAACGGTGGAAAAGATCCCCTTATTTCGTTCCCCAACCTcaattttcttggtttttttttttaataattgaataaGAAAAGAGTTAAAAGAAGGatcattcattttctttattcgaaagaaaaaagaagtgaataatccttaaaacaaaaaataggatGGGCTTCTCAACAATAGACCcaacataaactaaaataatGTATAAAAATTACAATACATAAGAAATAGCTCAAACAAATGACTTGATCATCTCAAAGGGCTGCACAAGGCGATTACAAAAGCAAAATGAGCACAGATTAAGACGATTCTATCTAAACCCCCACTTGGAATCAATAGCAATCATCCGAAAGAAGCTGAAGCCGAATATGCGTTGTCATAATCCGATGTAGGGTCCGCAAGAAAGAGATGATGTTTTTCTCTTCACCACAGTAAGTAATGTTTCTCacctaaaaataccaaaaaaaaaaaaaaattgttttttgttattttgcttttttatttctctaagtAAGATAAggataatattaataaaaaataaaactacaatAGCAAGGGGTGAGAGACCCCAACAAACACCCCAACAAACACTCCAATACAATCATATATAATAGTCAAAGAAATAGATCCAAAATGATCTGGTCCCATagtttttttgacaaaattaaaGGCTAATTAAAGAGAGGGTTGTCTTGATGGTGGTTCATGAAGTAATCCAATGGTTGGACCACTGAATCGTCTTTTGCATATGAGATCTTCGGCACAATAGTGTGCACTGACGACGACTTCGATAAAACGATCGATGAAGATCACCTTCTTTGTGTTCTTGGATCAAGGAGCAGATATGCTCCGCAGTAACTCTGAACAAAAGAGAGAATCACTTTCAAGGTGAGAATGGACTCTTGGAATTGAAGGATAAGCAGATTCTAGACGCCATAGAATATATCTATCAcattatttgtttatgttttgtaATATTCTTTTCATGGGTACGTAGAAGATATTATAGCAATATATAATATACCTATAAAAGACGGATCCTATATATAATCGATTTTGTTGACCAATGATATTAATTTAGACCACTCAACTAACGATAATTTTGCTAAATAACATTCTATTTGAAAAGAAGAGGTCATATCTCTAGGATTTCCAACTACtctccttttgtcttttttgacATACATATATTGCAAGTAGATGAAGATGACAGGACTAAAAGAAGTTAATTTAATACAGTATCTTATTTAAATGATcccttctcccaaaaaaaaaaaaaaaaaagaaaaaaaaaaaagagacactTGGCAAATGATGCCAATTATATCGCCTTGATATTTTGGGCACAATGAAAGCCCATGCATGCAGGTTGAATTTTCGCATGAAACCAGCATCCAAaacttccctttctttcttttatcacGCGGACGAAAATTCACTGAAGGTACGTCGTCTACACCCCTGAATGAAATATATTTTCCGAGATTAACATGCAATTAAGCGACTGCCTATAGATAGCTACCAAATGAAATTGCTACCAATAATtcattgtaaatttgtaatgcaAATTGATGTTTTACACAGTTAATATTGTTTGAGTATTTATATGGGTCCCGCATGTGTATACACATATTGGCACTGgaatttttcttctatttgattGACTTTATTCCGAATTAAGGTATGGGCAAAGACTATTCAAGAAGGTACGTAGTTcaggaaaaataaattttctatcGTAcgtagttttaaaaaaatataaatgctttGTTGGTTTCAATAAATGCCGGTCCTCCTAGCCTTTGAAGGTCAATTAACCTTGGAAtgaatatttcaaaaaaaaatcatggtcAACGTAGCAGTCGGCAAGGGTGGTGCATATCGCCTGTTTTGTACGCGGTTCACGTTTTTTTGGCAACAGGGCGCCCGGTGGTGAGTAAAACGACTTTTCCAATCAAAATTCCAAGTTCTCACAAACTTTCCCTCTTTTTCCAATGGCAGTAGTTCTTAGATCACTTCATTTTCTGATACTTGTCTATGTTTCCTACATTCCCTTGGCCCTTACTCAGGATGTAAACCAGTTCATCTACAATGGCTTCCACGATCAAGCCAATGTGCGTCTTGATGGAATCGCAGAAATCCACAGCAATGGTCTATTGCAGCTAACCAACCTTTCACGCCAAGAAGTTGGTCGTGCTTTCTGTCACTTCCCAATGAAATTCAACACAACTTCATCCGATCTAACTtcatctctttcattttctaccAACTTTGTGTTTGCCATTGTTCCTGAAGTGAAAAACCTTGGTGGTCACGACATTTCCTTCACCATCAGTCCCTCTAGAGACTTCTCCCATGCTCTATTAAACCGTTATCTGGGCCTCTTCAATAATTCAAATAACGGCCTTTCTACAAACCACATCTTGGCCATTGAGCTTGACACTGTTTCAGACCCTGAATTTGGAGATATTACAATGAATCATGTGGGAATCGATGTGAACGGCATGAAGTCAGTTGCATCAGCTCCTGCAATGTATTTCTCCAATAAAGAAGGGAAGAATATAAACTTGGATCTCATGAGTGGGAATCCAATGCATCTTTGGATAGACTATGATGAAGCTGAAAAGTTACTGAATGTAACTCTTGCCCCAACCACAATCCCAAAACCAAACAGGCCTCTCTTGTCAACACACATCGACCTGTCTCAAATTCTCTTGGAATCCATGTATGTTGGTTTCTCTTCAgcgacaggtacacttgcaagTGACCACTACATTCTTGGATGGAGCTTTAATAAAAGTGGACCATCACAAAGCCTTGGTGTTTCAAGCCTTCCTCCACTTCCCCGAGAGAGGAAAAGGAAAGATAAACCAAGCCTAATGATCATGACTGTCCTCATAGCAGTAACACTTGTGCTGATAACCGTCATCGGAGCTGCTTACATTTTGAGGAGGAAGAAATATGAAGAAATACGAGAAGATTGGGAAGAGGAGTATGGCCCCCACAGGTTCAGCTATAAGAATCTCCACAAAGCAACCAAAGGTTTCAAAGACACAGAGCTTCTTGGAGAAGGAGGTTTTGGAAAGGTTTATATTGGAACACTTCGTTCGTCTAATGTACAAATTGCAGTAAAGAGAATCTCCCATGATTCCAAACAAGGGATGAAGGAATTTGTGGCTGAGATCATTAGCATGGGAAGAATGAGGCATAGGAACTTGGTGCAGCTCTTGGGTTATTGCCGGCGAAGGGGAGAACTCCTCTTGGTGTATGATTATATGCCCAACGGAAGCCTTGACAGGTTCTTATATAGCAATGAAAAAACAAACCTTAACTGGGTTCAACGATTTCGAATAATCAAAGGAGTAGCATCTGGCCTTCTTTACCTCCATGAAGAGTGGGAACAGGTTGTTCTACACCGAGATGTAAAAGCAAGCAATGTTCTTTTGGATGCTGGATTAAATGGAAGGCTGGGAGATTTCGGCCTTGCGAAATTATACGACCATGGTACTAATCCCCAAACCACCCGTGTGGTTGGGACTGTAGGTTATTTGGCTCCGGAGCTTACTAGAACAGGGAGGGCGACCACTTGCAGTGATGTCTATGCTTTTGGGGCTTTCTTGCTCGAAGTGGCTTGTGGAAGAAGGCCTATAGAGCTACAGGCTGAGGGACTGCTTGAACAGGTGTTTTTGGTTGATTGGGTCACTGAGTGCTGTAGAAGAGGAGCTATCCTTGACACTAGTGATCCCAGATTGGAAGGTAATTATGTGGTGGAGGAAATGGAAATGGTTTTGAAACTAGGCCTATTTTGCTCACATGCAATACCAGCTTGTAGGCCTAGCATGAAGCAAGTGGTGCAGTTTTTGGATGGTGATGCTGATCTGCGGGAATTACCATATTACAGTGCTTATTTTGGTGCATTTACAAGTAATGAATCATCTGATTTCATGTCAGTTCCTTTTTCCCAGGCTTCTGCTCCTTCCATGT
Coding sequences:
- the LOC133878368 gene encoding L-type lectin-domain containing receptor kinase IV.2-like, with the translated sequence MAVVLRSLHFLILVYVSYIPLALTQDVNQFIYNGFHDQANVRLDGIAEIHSNGLLQLTNLSRQEVGRAFCHFPMKFNTTSSDLTSSLSFSTNFVFAIVPEVKNLGGHDISFTISPSRDFSHALLNRYLGLFNNSNNGLSTNHILAIELDTVSDPEFGDITMNHVGIDVNGMKSVASAPAMYFSNKEGKNINLDLMSGNPMHLWIDYDEAEKLLNVTLAPTTIPKPNRPLLSTHIDLSQILLESMYVGFSSATGTLASDHYILGWSFNKSGPSQSLGVSSLPPLPRERKRKDKPSLMIMTVLIAVTLVLITVIGAAYILRRKKYEEIREDWEEEYGPHRFSYKNLHKATKGFKDTELLGEGGFGKVYIGTLRSSNVQIAVKRISHDSKQGMKEFVAEIISMGRMRHRNLVQLLGYCRRRGELLLVYDYMPNGSLDRFLYSNEKTNLNWVQRFRIIKGVASGLLYLHEEWEQVVLHRDVKASNVLLDAGLNGRLGDFGLAKLYDHGTNPQTTRVVGTVGYLAPELTRTGRATTCSDVYAFGAFLLEVACGRRPIELQAEGLLEQVFLVDWVTECCRRGAILDTSDPRLEGNYVVEEMEMVLKLGLFCSHAIPACRPSMKQVVQFLDGDADLRELPYYSAYFGAFTSNESSDFMSVPFSQASAPSMSSTDSILRGGR